The Borrelia anserina Es genome contains a region encoding:
- a CDS encoding chromosome replication/partitioning protein, with the protein MNKNKKIEIVRRIDPEVYNIKSLNKVREERYLALKEKLKILIKEEAYNKIETARILKEINESKYYALDGYKSFTAFIRSYKIAKTSIYRYIKLVKGIDSGKIDYDLILSRGVDYALKVLENNNITISKSGDNSLRPLKFQLDDEESFHFYKANIKFASFLLEETYKREKGFFNKMRNRYNNLKIQCT; encoded by the coding sequence ATGAATAAGAACAAAAAAATCGAGATAGTTAGAAGAATTGATCCTGAAGTTTATAATATAAAGTCTTTAAACAAAGTAAGAGAAGAGAGGTACTTAGCATTAAAAGAAAAACTTAAGATTCTGATAAAAGAGGAAGCTTATAATAAGATAGAGACAGCTAGGATATTGAAAGAGATTAACGAAAGTAAATACTATGCTCTTGATGGATATAAAAGTTTTACAGCTTTTATCAGGAGTTACAAAATAGCGAAAACTTCTATATATAGGTACATTAAGTTAGTAAAAGGAATTGATAGCGGGAAGATTGATTACGATTTAATTTTAAGTAGAGGAGTAGACTACGCACTTAAGGTATTAGAGAATAACAATATTACTATTAGTAAAAGTGGTGATAACTCTTTAAGACCCTTGAAATTTCAACTTGATGACGAAGAAAGTTTCCATTTTTATAAAGCCAATATAAAGTTTGCTAGTTTTTTACTTGAAGAAACATACAAGAGAGAAAAAGGTTTTTTTAACAAGAT